Proteins from one Pseudoliparis swirei isolate HS2019 ecotype Mariana Trench chromosome 22, NWPU_hadal_v1, whole genome shotgun sequence genomic window:
- the leng1 gene encoding leukocyte receptor cluster member 1 has translation MNILPKKSWHVRNKDNVARVRKDEAQAAEEEREAQRRVERAEQEARTEFLRRKSRAALPSTEENREDEPPTGGSGPLEHLNLFPFEESSEKKGNDEYLKDKKAETEKQERAIGLLVSLGPQPGTEVTPWYMKTGKEIEESKEKEKEEKKEKDQKKGISEEEKEKRDRRLKDSLDPLKEMKKALAVKDRKYRNGKKMEKRDKWVKKSIGESSIERLRAERLEREAEERRRTKALLDQRSGKGKEAGKDNERERPYNSVYFPELARKRQRRDRDSWRDEILKS, from the exons ATGAACATCCTTCCGAAGAAGAGCTGGCACGTCCGCAACAAAGACAACGTCGCGCGCGTGCGGAAGGACGAGGCCCAGGCTGCCGAGGAGGAGCGCGAGGCCCAGCGTCGCGTGGAGCGCGCGGAGCAAGAG GCTCGTACAGAGTTTCTGAGAAGGAAATCCCGAGCCGCTCTCCCTTCAACTGAAGAAAACAGGGAAGATGAACCACCGACTGGAGGAAGTGGACCTCTGGAGCATCTAAATCTTTTTCCCTTCGAGGAGTCCTCGGAGAAGAAGGGGAATGATGAGTATCTCAAGGATAAGAAAGCTGAAACG GAGAAGCAGGAACGAGCTATCGGCTTGCTGGTGTCTCTCGGACCCCAACCAGGGACTGAGGTCACGCCGTGGTACATGAAAACCGGCAAAGAAATAGAggagagcaaagaaaaagaaaaagaggagaaaaaagaaaaagaccagAAGAAGGGAATAagtgaagaggagaaagagaagagagatcgCAGATTGAAAGATAGTTTAGACCCGttgaaagaaatgaagaaagcACTGGCTGTAAAGGACAGGAAATACCGAAATGGcaagaaaatggaaaaaagagacaaatgGGTGAAGAAGAGCATCGGAGAGAG CTCCATAGAACGGTTACGAGCTGAGCGCTTGGAGAGGGAGgctgaagagaggaggaggaccaagGCCCTGCTGGACCAGAGGAGCGGCAAAGGGAAGGAGGCGGGGAAGGACAACGAGAGGGAGAGGCCCTACAACAGTGTTTATTTCCCAGAACTGGCTCGAAAGCGTCAAAGGCGGGATCGAGATAGCTGGAGagatgaaatattaaaatcCTGA
- the tmc4 gene encoding transmembrane channel-like protein 7 isoform X2: protein MTTLKHDWSSTPAEEDDGGSSGPPRDLKAIPLPMSLKRAVRQVQQMQVPVVSSRQSWRRKRNKSLQKLKQNARGLLDFFTLWRKSLQKIGGNFGGGVQSYFLFLRFLVVLNFVSFLLIAGFVLIPSIVFRSVGTSLVNSTGADKCMVYDPNPQGLVVFYNYFLHLLSGTGFMEYSYLFYGYYNNTKVEDSDFSYNIPLAYLFTAVFYFFFCLICLIARMGTAARVAVATGGSAVGNYSIIVFTGWDYGCQGDRATKLKQKNVHYRLQVDLEEEIRKKKTAALTLCQKIVLYSLRVIMFFVSSGLIAAAFYGIFMATNFSQSKSGEEGILGLILEYLPSIAITIGNFVVPLLCDQFALIERYTPSTTVIVALLRAVFLRLMSLAILLFTLWRQITCEGNSEGERCKLCQYNYEDYPCWETRMGQEMYKLTLFDFIINIAVLVLVEFPRRMVVDNWPSKLAQWVGRQEFVVSANVLGLVYGQTVVWTGALFCPLLPLINTINFILLFYFKKITLFSNCRPALKTFRSTTSTFFFLVVLLFGWGLATVVMVYSLAEIRPSMGCGPFRFFPNMWSIVPTSFESLSKIPQDFLFFIGSQSFSIPLFVLFCVVMWYFIALASVYGKTVALLRAQLKLEGRDKQFLVKQIENLSRIQILKHTAAAHE from the exons ATGACGACATTGAAG CACGACTGGAGCTCGACCCCTGCAGAGGAGGATGACGGGGGCAGCAGTGGACCTCCTCGGGACCTCAAGGCCATCCCGCTGCCCATGTCCCTGAAGAGAGCTGTGAG GCAGGTGCAGCAGATGCAGGTGCCTGTGGTTTCCAGCAGGCAGTCCTGGAGACGGAAAAGAAACAAATCTCTGCAGAAACTAAAACAGAACGCCAGAGGATTGCTCGACTTTTTTACACTGTGGAGAAAGTCTTTGCAAAAGATTGGAG GGAACTTCGGAGGTGGCGTCCAGTCTTACTTCCTGTTCCTGCGGTTCTTGGTGGTGCTcaattttgtttcctttttacTGATTGCTGGGTTCGTCCTCATCCCCAGCATTGTCTTCAGATCTGTTGGGACCAGCCTTGTTAACAGCACTG GTGCAGATAAGTGCATGGTTTATGACCCCAATCCTCAAGGCTTGGTCGTGTTCTATAATTACTTCCTGCACTTACTTTCGGGAACG GGTTTCATGGAGTATTCATACCTGTTTTACGGCTACTACAACAACACAAAGGTGGAGGACAGCGACTTCTCCTACAACATCCCCCTGGCCTACCTCTTCACTGCCGtcttctactttttcttttgtctcaTTTGTCTCATTGCACG GATGGGGACTGCAGCTCGAGTTGCCGTGGCAACGGGAGGCAGCGCTGTGGGCAACTACAGCATTATAGTGTTCACCGGCTGGGACTACGGTTGCCAGGGAGATCGAGCTACCAAACTGAAGCAGAAGAACGTCCACTACCGGCTGCAG GTGGATCTGGAAGAGGAgataagaaagaagaagacagcCGCTCTAACTTTGTGtcaaaaaatagttttatacTCTCTACgtgttattatgttttttgtttcatctGGGCTCATCGCAGCAGCTTTCTACGGCATCTTCATGGCCACCAACTTCAGCCAG AGTAAGAGTGGTGAGGAAGGGATCTTGGGTCTGATTTTAGAGTACCTGCCTTCCATTGCCATCACCATTGGAAACTTCGTGGTGCCGCTGCTGTGTGACCAGTTCGCCCTGATTGAGCGATACACCCCCAGCACCACTGTCATCGTGGCGCTCTTAAG GGCAGTGTTCCTCCGTCTCATGAGTCTGGCTATCCTTCTCTTCACCCTGTGGCGTCAGATCACCTGTGAAGGGAACTCAGAGGGTGAACGCTGTAAACTGTGCCAATACAACTATGAAGACTACCCG TGCTGGGAAACGCGTATGGGGCAGGAGATGTACAAACTCACGCTGTTCGACTTCATCATCAACATCGCCGTGCTCGTCCTGGTGGAGTTTCCACGCAG gatggTGGTGGACAACTGGCCCAGTAAGCTGGCTCAGTGGGTGGGTCGACAGGAGTTTGTCGTTTCCGCCAACGTGCTTGGACTGGTTTATGGTCAGACTGTCGTTTGGACCGGAGCTCTTTTTTGCCCTCTGCTGCCGCTCATCAACACCATCaatttcatcctcctcttctactTCAAGAAG ATCACACTCTTCTCTAATTGTCGGCCAGCACTGAAGACGTTtcgctccaccacctccaccttcttTTTCCTGGTGGTGCTCCTGTTTGGCTGGGGCTTGGCCACAGTTGTCATGGTTTACAGTCTTGCTGA GATCCGTCCTTCTATGGGTTGTGGCCCTTTCCGTTTCTTCCCCAACATGTGGTCGATTGTTCCGACATCTTTCGAAAGCCTCTCTAAAATTCCACAGGACTTTCTCTTCTTCATCGGTTCCCAGTCGTTCTCCATCCCCCTGTTTGTGTTATTTTG TGTGGTGATGTGGTATTTCATAGCCTTGGCATCTGTTTATGGGAAAACCGTTGCCCTGCTAAGAGCGCAGCTTAAACTG GAGGGCCGCGACAAGCAGTTCTTGGTGAAGCAGATTGAGAATCTGAGTCGAATTCAGATACTaaaacacactgcagcagcacATGAGTGA
- the tmc4 gene encoding transmembrane channel-like protein 7 isoform X1, with protein sequence MSSEPQPPGSRQAYDDIEENGYPSDQQSLRLQRVSSRVSNQNYPQHDWSSTPAEEDDGGSSGPPRDLKAIPLPMSLKRAVRQVQQMQVPVVSSRQSWRRKRNKSLQKLKQNARGLLDFFTLWRKSLQKIGGNFGGGVQSYFLFLRFLVVLNFVSFLLIAGFVLIPSIVFRSVGTSLVNSTGADKCMVYDPNPQGLVVFYNYFLHLLSGTGFMEYSYLFYGYYNNTKVEDSDFSYNIPLAYLFTAVFYFFFCLICLIARMGTAARVAVATGGSAVGNYSIIVFTGWDYGCQGDRATKLKQKNVHYRLQVDLEEEIRKKKTAALTLCQKIVLYSLRVIMFFVSSGLIAAAFYGIFMATNFSQSKSGEEGILGLILEYLPSIAITIGNFVVPLLCDQFALIERYTPSTTVIVALLRAVFLRLMSLAILLFTLWRQITCEGNSEGERCKLCQYNYEDYPCWETRMGQEMYKLTLFDFIINIAVLVLVEFPRRMVVDNWPSKLAQWVGRQEFVVSANVLGLVYGQTVVWTGALFCPLLPLINTINFILLFYFKKITLFSNCRPALKTFRSTTSTFFFLVVLLFGWGLATVVMVYSLAEIRPSMGCGPFRFFPNMWSIVPTSFESLSKIPQDFLFFIGSQSFSIPLFVLFCVVMWYFIALASVYGKTVALLRAQLKLEGRDKQFLVKQIENLSRIQILKHTAAAHE encoded by the exons ATGTCCAGTGAGCCTCAGCCACCGGGCTCCAGACAGGCGTATGACGACATTGAAG AGAACGGTTACCCGAGTGACCAGCAGTCCCTGAGGTTACAACGGGTTTCATCTCGAGTGTCCAATCAAAACTATCCTCAGCACGACTGGAGCTCGACCCCTGCAGAGGAGGATGACGGGGGCAGCAGTGGACCTCCTCGGGACCTCAAGGCCATCCCGCTGCCCATGTCCCTGAAGAGAGCTGTGAG GCAGGTGCAGCAGATGCAGGTGCCTGTGGTTTCCAGCAGGCAGTCCTGGAGACGGAAAAGAAACAAATCTCTGCAGAAACTAAAACAGAACGCCAGAGGATTGCTCGACTTTTTTACACTGTGGAGAAAGTCTTTGCAAAAGATTGGAG GGAACTTCGGAGGTGGCGTCCAGTCTTACTTCCTGTTCCTGCGGTTCTTGGTGGTGCTcaattttgtttcctttttacTGATTGCTGGGTTCGTCCTCATCCCCAGCATTGTCTTCAGATCTGTTGGGACCAGCCTTGTTAACAGCACTG GTGCAGATAAGTGCATGGTTTATGACCCCAATCCTCAAGGCTTGGTCGTGTTCTATAATTACTTCCTGCACTTACTTTCGGGAACG GGTTTCATGGAGTATTCATACCTGTTTTACGGCTACTACAACAACACAAAGGTGGAGGACAGCGACTTCTCCTACAACATCCCCCTGGCCTACCTCTTCACTGCCGtcttctactttttcttttgtctcaTTTGTCTCATTGCACG GATGGGGACTGCAGCTCGAGTTGCCGTGGCAACGGGAGGCAGCGCTGTGGGCAACTACAGCATTATAGTGTTCACCGGCTGGGACTACGGTTGCCAGGGAGATCGAGCTACCAAACTGAAGCAGAAGAACGTCCACTACCGGCTGCAG GTGGATCTGGAAGAGGAgataagaaagaagaagacagcCGCTCTAACTTTGTGtcaaaaaatagttttatacTCTCTACgtgttattatgttttttgtttcatctGGGCTCATCGCAGCAGCTTTCTACGGCATCTTCATGGCCACCAACTTCAGCCAG AGTAAGAGTGGTGAGGAAGGGATCTTGGGTCTGATTTTAGAGTACCTGCCTTCCATTGCCATCACCATTGGAAACTTCGTGGTGCCGCTGCTGTGTGACCAGTTCGCCCTGATTGAGCGATACACCCCCAGCACCACTGTCATCGTGGCGCTCTTAAG GGCAGTGTTCCTCCGTCTCATGAGTCTGGCTATCCTTCTCTTCACCCTGTGGCGTCAGATCACCTGTGAAGGGAACTCAGAGGGTGAACGCTGTAAACTGTGCCAATACAACTATGAAGACTACCCG TGCTGGGAAACGCGTATGGGGCAGGAGATGTACAAACTCACGCTGTTCGACTTCATCATCAACATCGCCGTGCTCGTCCTGGTGGAGTTTCCACGCAG gatggTGGTGGACAACTGGCCCAGTAAGCTGGCTCAGTGGGTGGGTCGACAGGAGTTTGTCGTTTCCGCCAACGTGCTTGGACTGGTTTATGGTCAGACTGTCGTTTGGACCGGAGCTCTTTTTTGCCCTCTGCTGCCGCTCATCAACACCATCaatttcatcctcctcttctactTCAAGAAG ATCACACTCTTCTCTAATTGTCGGCCAGCACTGAAGACGTTtcgctccaccacctccaccttcttTTTCCTGGTGGTGCTCCTGTTTGGCTGGGGCTTGGCCACAGTTGTCATGGTTTACAGTCTTGCTGA GATCCGTCCTTCTATGGGTTGTGGCCCTTTCCGTTTCTTCCCCAACATGTGGTCGATTGTTCCGACATCTTTCGAAAGCCTCTCTAAAATTCCACAGGACTTTCTCTTCTTCATCGGTTCCCAGTCGTTCTCCATCCCCCTGTTTGTGTTATTTTG TGTGGTGATGTGGTATTTCATAGCCTTGGCATCTGTTTATGGGAAAACCGTTGCCCTGCTAAGAGCGCAGCTTAAACTG GAGGGCCGCGACAAGCAGTTCTTGGTGAAGCAGATTGAGAATCTGAGTCGAATTCAGATACTaaaacacactgcagcagcacATGAGTGA
- the mboat7 gene encoding lysophospholipid acyltransferase 7 gives MSPDELVYLGILAASIPVGFLFRYLSPPVKQGASLLLGLSITIATCHIHTLHSIVTVIGVWIIIKSSWRHAPALSLTWTFLYLLFFRLVTWFGLPTPTPFANAIQLLLTLKMVSLANEVYSFHVEKKNELSSFAKSPIIGGLSQEPSLYDILSYSYCYAGIMTGPFFRFQTYVDWLKQPSPQALPGWAPCLQRLKFVPVYAALFVAVNQVFPLAYVRTGEFLDQNLFFRMFYMVAVFFVFRMRFYAAWCGAEAGCISAGLGCYPEKAQSKPGGGPTVNYSSDPTSEEKYDFKTIQNIDCYNTDFCVKVRHGMRYWNMTVQWWLHHYIYPNAPFKVYALRAGWTMFISAYWHGLHAGYYLSFLTIPLCIAAESAMEASVRAKLGPSGQNIFDWVHWFLKMRAYDYMCMGFVLLKASDTIDYWMSIYFIMHIIAVGCIIVGWTLKGGKEEGRRGDKEEKREGEKIENLKTGEKTG, from the exons ATGTCTCCTGATGAGCTCGTGTACTTGGGAATTCTTGCTGCCTCCATACCTGTTGGATTCCTCTTCCGTTACCTCA GTCCTCCTGTGAAGCAGGGGGCGTCTCTCCTTCTGGGCCTCTCGATCACCATCGCTACTTGTCACATCCACACCCTCCATTCTATTGTGACAGTGATTGGAGTATGGATTATCATAAAGAGCAGCTGGCG GCATGCCCCAGCACTGAGTCTCACCTGGAccttcctctacctcctcttcttccgtcTGGTCACTTGGTTCGGTCTGCCAACACCGACACCTTTTGCCAACGCCATCCAGCTACTTCTCACTCTGAAG ATGGTGAGTCTCGCCAACGAGGTTTACAGCTTCCACGTGGAGAAGAAAAATGAATTGAGCTCTTTTGCCAAGTCTCCCATCATTGGTGGTCTGTCGCAGGAGCCCTCCCTCTACGACATTCTGTCCTATAGCTACTGTTATGCCGGTATAATGACCG GTCCGTTCTTTCGCTTCCAAACGTACGTTGACTGGCTGAAGCAGCCGAGCCCGCAGGCTCTGCCCGGCTGGGCGCCGTGCCTTCAGCGGCTGAAGTTTGTTCCTGTGTACGCCGCTTTGTTTGTGGCTGTCAACCAAGTCTTCCCACTGGCCTACGTACGCACAGGGGAGTTTCTGGACCAAAACCTTTTCTTTCG GATGTTCTACATGGTGGCGGTATTCTTCGTGTTCAGGATGCGTTTCTATGCCGCGTGGTGTGGAGCGGAGGCCGGTTGTATCAGTGCAGGTCTGGGCTGCTACCCCGAGAAGGCACAGTCCaaacctggaggaggacccaCAGTCAACTACAG TTCTGATCCCACCAGTGAAGAGAAATATGACTTCAAAACCATCCAGAACATCGACTGCTACAACACAGACTTCTGTGTGAAGGTCCGCCATGGCATGCGTTACTGGAACATGACGGTGCAGTGGTGGCTGCATCACTACATCTACCCCAATGCCCCGTTCAAAGTCTACGCTCTCAG GGCCGGCTGGACCATGTTCATCAGCGCCTACTGGCATGGACTACATGCCGGTTActacctctccttcctcaccaTCCCCCTGTGCATCGCAGCCGAGTCTGCCATGGAGGCCTCTGTTCGAGCTAAACTGGGTCCTTCTGGTCAGAACATCTTCGACTGGGTTCACTGGTTCTTGAAGATGAGGGCCTACGACTACATGTGCATGGGCTTCGTGCTGCTGAAGGCCTCTGACACCATCGACTACTGGATGTCCATCTACTTCATCATGCACATCATCGCCGTTGGCTGTATCATAGTTGGCTGGACTCtaaagggagggaaagaggaaggaagaagaggggacaaggaggagaaaagagagggagagaagatagAAAACTTGAAAACTGGGGAAAAGACTGGCTGA